CCAATTTATCCCAAAGACAATGCAGAAAATTGAGGTCCGACTCAAAATCTTCCTTTTCACAGCCCTGCCCTGCCGTCCGAACAATGTATCCCTCTCCGGGCCTGCCGATTTCCTCCATGAGGGTCTTGAGCCGTTCCTTTTCCATTTCGTCTTCAATCCGGCGGGAAACGTTGATGTGGTTCACCGTCGGCATGTAAACCACATACCTCCCTGGAAGACTGATGTAAGTGGTGATCCTGGCGCCCTTGGTTCCCAGTGGATTTTTGGCGACCTGCACCATGATCTCCTGACCTTCTCTTAAAAGATCCTGAATGGGAATGCCGTGATTAAAGTTGCGTTGCGGTTTGTCCTCGGATTCCTTTTCCTGATCTTGACTGATAGGAATCCCGATCCCCTCGGATTCTTCCAGATCCAGCATATCGAGGACATCAATATCCCCCACATACAGGAATCCGGCTTTTTCCAATCCAATATCAACAAAGGCCACCTGCATTCCAGGAAGAACTTTAGTGACCTTGCCTTTGTATATGTTCCCAACAATCCCCTTGTTGGACTTGTGCTCGATGAACAACTCCACAAGTTGATTGTTTTCCATCAAGGCAACCCGGATTTCGCGCGGATTGGAATTAATTATAATTTCGGAGTGCATGAATCCATTATTCCTCAAACAATATTAAATTTAGTTTGGAGAAAAAGTTTCATCTCTTCAAGGTGGGGAAAGAGAGGAACTTTTATACCTTCTTCTCTCCAAAACCCCACATGAGAAAAGGGAATAAAAATGATTCAGGGTCCGAAATTGTACCATGAAATTCCGCTTTCGGGACCTGAAAGCAACGAAAAACTGAAACCTTTTTAAGAATCGACGGTATGAGGGGAGGCATTGTCCACCTCTAATGGATGGTCCGCCGCATTTCAATGTTTAACAACAACCCAAGGGCAAAAAAGTTGGTGATCAGCGAGGACCCTCCATAGCTCATCAAGGGAAGTGGAAGGCCGGTAACGGGAAACAAGCCGATGGTCATGCCAATATTAAAGATTATATAAAAAGTGATGGAACTGATCAGGCCGAGGGCCATGAAAAAACCAAATCGGTCTGCCGCCCGGAACGCAATATTCAATCCCTTGAGAATAATAGCAAGATACAGGCCGAAGAGCAGGAACACTCCAATAAACCCCGTTTCCTCCGCAAAAACGGAAAAAATGAAATCGGTATGTTTTTCAGGAAGAAAATTGAGACGGCTTTGGGTGCCTGCAAACAGTCCCTTGCCCCAAAAGCCTCCCGAACCAATGGCGATTTTGGATTGTATCGTGTGATAGCCCGCACCCAGGGGGTCCATTTCCGGATTGAACAAGGTCAGAACCCTGGTTTTTTGATAATCCTGCAGGAAAAACCAGAGCAGGGGAGCAGAAATGATTCCCAAACCAAAAAGCTTCAACAAAGTAAAAAAGTTAAATTCAATGGCGGCAACAAAAACCAGAAAAATCAAAAAAATCATGATCGCCGTTCCCAAATCCGGTTGACGAACAATGAGCCCTCCAAGAACCCCGGTGAGGAGGGTCGGCACGATCAAGTCTTTAAATTGGAATTGCCCTTGAAGTTTCCCGGTTTCAAAATACTTGGCAAGAATAATAATCAGAGAAATTTTTGCAAACTCGGACACCTGAATGGTCAAAGGACCCAGCTGAATCCACCGTCTGGCGCCGGAAGCAATCGTCCCAAAAAACAAAACATATGACAGGGCTAAAACGGTACAACCATAGATTAAATAGGCGTAACGGCTCAGAATCCGGTAATCGACCGCAATGGCCACAGCCATCGCCACCAGACCATAAAGAACCCAGTAGATTTGCTTGATATAGAGGTTGCGAAAGAAAAGTTCCGGCCTGCCGTGGTTGGCGCTGTTAATGATCACAACACCAAGGATGGACACCGCAAGAATGAGGATGAGCAACCACCAACTGAAGTTTGTCGCCAGCCTTCGATCTATCATAATTGGAGCCTATAATATCATCATGGGGATAAAAGGGGAATCAAATCTGATTGTAAATAATTCTCTGCAAGTTAAATAAAGATGACCCGTTCGGATGCGAACACAATTTTCCACAGTAAAGTATGAGGACAACACGAAAAATTCAACTATGATATTTGGGATGTTTTTGGGGGAATTTAGCCTGAAATAAAAATATTTCCCACATGCCTCTATTGACATGCCCCAAAGGAGCATAAATCGTTTAAATTTCAATCACTTCAAGTATGTGCACAGTTTGTAATCGATTCTAGCAAACCCTTCAATTTATTTCCGTTAGAAGCTTTATCCCCCGGTTTTTCCACAATTTTCACACATTTTCTGTGAATTAAAAAATTTTAATTAAAGGAGTTCTTAAACATGGCTTGGGGCTTGAATTTCCCCGGGGCAGATCCAACAGGCTCATGAATGACAGCCGGTAACGACGTTAATAAGGGGAATATCAAACGGATTAAAGATTTTCTGTTGAAGGCCATCAATCGAACTGCATTAACAGCGTATCCATTGCCATTCGTTATTCAAACCTGAGAAAGTCCTTTATTGAAAGGGTAAAACAACCCCTTTCAAAGAAACTGAATATAAAAGCTTGGCCCCATAAGGATATCAGAAGCACCCGTTTTTTAGAGTCTCCAAACCCTGCATAAAATGGGTTTCAAACCTCCTCCCCCCTTCCCGGCTCAACCCTGTGGATAACTAATATCTGTCAAGATTTTTTATCGAACAGAAACAAATTAAAAAAGTTTTCTCAGTAACTAATTGATTAACATATCATTATAAAATTCTTTTGAGATTTTCCCAGACTATCTCGAGAAAAAAATTTGCCCGTTTTTTCTCGATTCTGCCCATTTTTCACAAGTTACTCACATCTTAAAATAATGGTGGAGGGGTTGGAAAAGCTCTAAAATCAGCGGAATTTTGGAATGGCGATATGACATATGTCACAAAAATAGTTAACGCTTTTCCCCAAGGGGTTTGTGACTTTGTAAATAAAAGTCCATATCAGGAGGCAGGGGAGAAACAAATATTTTTGGTTCCTCGGAAAGGGGGTGGGTGATTTCCAGTTTGTGAGCATGCAGGGCCTGACGCGGCATTTTCATGTGTTTTTCATCCAGCTTGCCGCCGTAGGTTATGTCGCCGATGATAGGATGCCCCAAGGACGCGACATGCACCCGGATTTGATGCGTTCTGCCGGTTTTAGGGTGTAGACGTAAGTAGGTAAAATGTTCGTAACGAGCGATCACCTCATAGGCTGTGACAGCCGCCCTGCCCCCCTCCTTCTGAGGGGCCATCTTTTTTCGGTGGACCTTATGCCTTCCAATAGGAAGGTCGATCACTCCGGTTTCCGCTTTAACGATTCCGCGCACCAGAGCGAGATACACCTTTTTGATCGTCCTTTGTTTGAACTGCTGGGCGAGGGACCGATGCGCCGTATCGGTTTTTGCCACAAGTACCAGGCCCGATGTATCCTTGTCCAGCCGGTGTACGATTCCTGGCCGTTCCACTCCGCCGATTCCGGTCAGATCCGGGCAATGATGCAGCAACGCATTCACCAGCGTTCCCGTGTAATGCCCAGGAGCCGGATGCACCACCATTCCAGGGGGTTTGTCCACAACCACCATGCAATCGTCTTCGTACACGATACT
The Nitrospinota bacterium genome window above contains:
- a CDS encoding RluA family pseudouridine synthase; the protein is MQQLTYKVDPASAKKRLDLFLSTIQQEISRSQVQRLIELEKVSVNGAPARAKYKVKPGDIIEVHVPDPTPLDMPAEDIPLSIVYEDDCMVVVDKPPGMVVHPAPGHYTGTLVNALLHHCPDLTGIGGVERPGIVHRLDKDTSGLVLVAKTDTAHRSLAQQFKQRTIKKVYLALVRGIVKAETGVIDLPIGRHKVHRKKMAPQKEGGRAAVTAYEVIARYEHFTYLRLHPKTGRTHQIRVHVASLGHPIIGDITYGGKLDEKHMKMPRQALHAHKLEITHPLSEEPKIFVSPLPPDMDFYLQSHKPLGEKR
- the rodA gene encoding rod shape-determining protein RodA: MIDRRLATNFSWWLLILILAVSILGVVIINSANHGRPELFFRNLYIKQIYWVLYGLVAMAVAIAVDYRILSRYAYLIYGCTVLALSYVLFFGTIASGARRWIQLGPLTIQVSEFAKISLIIILAKYFETGKLQGQFQFKDLIVPTLLTGVLGGLIVRQPDLGTAIMIFLIFLVFVAAIEFNFFTLLKLFGLGIISAPLLWFFLQDYQKTRVLTLFNPEMDPLGAGYHTIQSKIAIGSGGFWGKGLFAGTQSRLNFLPEKHTDFIFSVFAEETGFIGVFLLFGLYLAIILKGLNIAFRAADRFGFFMALGLISSITFYIIFNIGMTIGLFPVTGLPLPLMSYGGSSLITNFFALGLLLNIEMRRTIH